A single Anatilimnocola floriformis DNA region contains:
- a CDS encoding DUF1207 domain-containing protein, with protein sequence MFFVRQNSVRWLLAILLSCVALLAARPAAAQGGGYFQPQQFSSNANSPDFMPASLLQDPLPAPGPTTLPDTQVNGQTPQVNGQPQQFFDMDEYLDSHPDFVAGGEQWDWVLLPTSIIYRSYLAGAKESRYGAQIIHETDHYALWDATLGTRVGLLRYGNQSVFNPEGFQIDAEGSAQVRLDIRNNVDVQAVDFRGGVPLTYGIGPHRFKFGYYHLSSHLGDEFLLKNPTYNRLNFARDVLISGYSYFWTEKLRFYGEVGWAFYTDVTEPWELQFGVDWAPQKPTGFRGEPFFAVNVHLREELNFSGNFTAQIGWAWVGNQNAHMLRMGLHYFNGGSSEFSFYRENEQQIGVGVWYDF encoded by the coding sequence GTGTTTTTCGTTCGGCAAAATTCAGTTCGTTGGCTGCTCGCGATATTGCTATCGTGCGTTGCTCTGCTGGCCGCTCGGCCCGCTGCTGCGCAAGGTGGCGGCTATTTTCAGCCGCAGCAATTTTCGTCGAACGCCAATTCGCCAGACTTCATGCCAGCGTCGCTGCTGCAGGATCCGCTGCCAGCGCCGGGGCCCACGACGTTGCCCGATACGCAAGTGAATGGGCAAACGCCGCAGGTCAATGGCCAGCCGCAACAGTTCTTCGATATGGATGAGTATCTCGACTCCCATCCCGACTTCGTCGCGGGAGGTGAGCAATGGGACTGGGTGCTGTTGCCGACGTCGATCATTTATCGCTCGTACCTGGCTGGCGCCAAAGAGTCGCGCTATGGCGCGCAGATTATTCACGAAACCGATCACTATGCCCTGTGGGATGCCACACTCGGTACTCGCGTGGGTCTGCTCCGCTACGGCAATCAGAGTGTCTTCAATCCTGAAGGTTTTCAGATCGATGCCGAAGGCTCGGCGCAGGTGCGGCTTGATATCCGCAACAACGTCGATGTGCAGGCCGTCGATTTTCGTGGCGGCGTGCCGCTGACGTATGGCATTGGCCCGCACCGCTTCAAGTTTGGTTACTACCACTTGAGCTCGCACTTGGGTGACGAGTTCCTGCTGAAGAATCCGACTTACAACCGCCTGAATTTTGCTCGTGACGTGCTGATCAGCGGCTATTCGTACTTCTGGACCGAGAAGCTCCGCTTCTACGGTGAAGTCGGCTGGGCGTTTTACACCGACGTGACCGAGCCGTGGGAACTGCAGTTCGGCGTCGATTGGGCGCCACAGAAACCCACCGGTTTCCGCGGCGAACCGTTCTTCGCCGTGAACGTGCACCTGCGAGAAGAACTGAACTTCAGCGGCAACTTTACCGCTCAGATCGGCTGGGCTTGGGTCGGCAATCAGAATGCCCACATGCTCCGCATGGGTCTGCACTACTTCAACGGCGGCAGCAGCGAGTTCTCGTTCTACCGCGAAAATGAACAGCAGATCGGCGTCGGCGTTTGGTACGACTTCTAA
- the dnaK gene encoding molecular chaperone DnaK: MAAGEKIIGIDLGTTNSVVAIMEGSEPKVIANAEGNRLTPSVVGFTDKGETVVGEPAKRQAVTNPTKTVYSVKRFMGRRHSEVESEEKMVPYKVTGGSQEYVKIKVGEKEMTPQEISALVLRKLKEAAEAYLGHKVNKAVITVPAYFNDAQRQATKDAGQIAGLEVARIINEPTAAALAYGLDKKKNEKIVVFDLGGGTFDVSVLEVVGSDEDGGGKQLFQVISTNGDTHLGGDDFDEALIHYVAGEFQKEQGVDLRKDPMALQRLQEACEKAKKELSSLPSTDINLPFITMAGGVPKHLTMTITRSKFEELTDSLIERCRKPVLQAMKDANLKPGDIDEVVLVGGSTRIPKVQKLVKDVFGKDPHKGVNPDEVVAVGAAIQASVLAGERKDVLLLDVTPLTLGIETEGSVMTAIVEKNTTIPFKSQKEFSTAADSQSSVQVRVFQGERKMATDNRLLGEFNLDGIPPAPRGMPRIQVTFDIDANGILDVSAREMGTGKQANVRIEQSSGLSKDEIEKMRRDAEAHADEDKQRLELANLRNQADNMCYSLEKLMKENADKLQDSDKEPLQKAIDSTREKAKGTDVAAIKSAVESLEAASHAFSKMLYEKTGAAGGEGAEGGPAPGPQASKKGDDDVIEGEFEVKK; encoded by the coding sequence ATGGCAGCTGGCGAAAAAATCATTGGCATCGACCTGGGTACGACGAACTCTGTCGTTGCGATCATGGAAGGGTCCGAACCCAAAGTGATCGCTAATGCGGAAGGCAATCGCCTCACGCCCAGCGTCGTCGGTTTTACGGATAAAGGGGAGACGGTCGTTGGCGAACCGGCCAAACGGCAAGCCGTGACCAACCCCACCAAGACCGTGTACTCGGTCAAACGCTTCATGGGCCGTCGTCACTCGGAAGTTGAATCCGAAGAGAAGATGGTTCCCTATAAGGTGACCGGCGGCTCGCAAGAGTACGTGAAGATCAAGGTCGGCGAAAAAGAAATGACGCCGCAAGAGATCTCCGCGCTCGTCCTGCGTAAGCTGAAGGAAGCGGCCGAGGCTTACCTGGGTCACAAGGTGAATAAAGCCGTGATCACTGTTCCGGCTTACTTCAACGATGCCCAACGGCAAGCGACGAAGGACGCTGGTCAGATCGCCGGTCTCGAAGTCGCTCGTATCATCAACGAACCGACCGCGGCCGCGCTGGCTTATGGCCTCGACAAGAAGAAGAACGAAAAGATCGTCGTGTTCGATCTCGGTGGCGGTACGTTCGACGTCTCCGTCCTCGAAGTGGTCGGCAGCGATGAAGATGGCGGCGGCAAGCAACTGTTCCAGGTCATCAGCACCAACGGTGATACGCACCTCGGTGGTGACGACTTCGATGAAGCCCTGATCCACTACGTGGCCGGCGAGTTCCAAAAGGAACAAGGCGTCGACCTGCGTAAGGATCCGATGGCGCTGCAACGTCTGCAGGAAGCCTGCGAAAAGGCGAAGAAGGAACTGAGCTCGTTGCCGTCGACCGACATCAACCTGCCGTTTATCACGATGGCTGGTGGCGTGCCGAAGCACTTGACGATGACCATCACGCGTTCGAAGTTCGAAGAGCTGACCGATTCGCTGATCGAGCGCTGCCGCAAGCCAGTGCTGCAAGCGATGAAGGACGCCAACCTGAAGCCGGGCGACATCGACGAAGTCGTGCTCGTCGGCGGTAGCACGCGTATTCCGAAGGTGCAGAAGCTCGTCAAAGACGTCTTCGGCAAGGATCCGCACAAGGGTGTGAATCCCGACGAAGTGGTCGCGGTAGGCGCTGCCATTCAGGCGAGCGTGCTGGCCGGCGAACGCAAGGACGTGCTGTTGCTCGACGTTACCCCGCTGACTCTCGGCATCGAAACCGAAGGTAGCGTGATGACGGCGATCGTCGAAAAGAACACCACCATTCCGTTCAAGTCCCAGAAGGAATTCAGCACGGCCGCCGACAGCCAGTCGAGCGTGCAAGTGCGTGTGTTCCAAGGCGAACGGAAGATGGCGACTGACAACCGGTTGCTGGGCGAGTTCAATCTCGACGGCATTCCGCCGGCCCCGCGTGGCATGCCGCGCATTCAAGTGACGTTCGACATCGACGCGAACGGCATCTTGGATGTTTCGGCCCGCGAAATGGGAACCGGCAAACAAGCGAACGTGCGGATCGAGCAATCGTCGGGCTTGTCGAAAGACGAGATCGAAAAGATGCGTCGCGACGCCGAAGCGCATGCCGACGAGGACAAGCAACGGCTTGAACTCGCGAACCTGCGGAACCAGGCCGACAACATGTGCTACTCGCTCGAGAAGCTCATGAAGGAAAACGCCGACAAGCTGCAGGACAGCGACAAAGAACCGTTGCAAAAGGCCATCGACAGCACTCGCGAAAAAGCCAAGGGGACCGATGTGGCGGCTATCAAGTCGGCCGTCGAAAGCCTCGAAGCTGCTTCGCATGCCTTCAGCAAGATGCTGTACGAAAAGACCGGCGCTGCTGGCGGCGAAGGCGCCGAAGGCGGTCCTGCCCCCGGCCCGCAAGCCAGCAAGAAGGGTGACGACGACGTCATCGAAGGCGAGTTCGAAGTGAAGAAGTAA
- a CDS encoding anti-sigma factor family protein — MNAHDERISSFLDDAMPAGERSAFESELLDNAELRQQVIELRQLRQDVALLPRYSVTEGFAQRVVAAAISAKANENANITLASTPSSKTVRRATIGVLAIAASLLIMVGTMVWNNGRKPIDVAVKPTTNSAVAPVLAALPGEDQVLVVRITSPKDLATGSLLREALAEQGIEKKRPSDQTTGSGLVRKAYKEKLGTSDATTAADALFLQISPEELELALNRVAKSGPAVTLTPEQHLAVASLPVKPAVAPNTPAAEDVPGNQAIAAETSKKPEFVQELTPSLFQLPKATGNATPSVSSSAAPKGKVRVLILIEQAK; from the coding sequence ATGAATGCCCACGACGAACGAATCAGCAGTTTCTTGGATGACGCAATGCCGGCCGGCGAACGGTCGGCGTTTGAGTCCGAACTGCTCGACAATGCGGAGTTGCGACAACAGGTCATTGAGCTGCGGCAGTTGCGGCAAGATGTCGCGCTGCTCCCTCGCTACTCGGTCACGGAAGGCTTTGCCCAGCGCGTTGTCGCGGCTGCCATTTCGGCCAAGGCCAACGAAAACGCGAACATCACGTTGGCCTCCACTCCCTCTTCCAAAACCGTTCGCCGCGCCACGATCGGCGTCCTTGCGATCGCCGCTTCGCTGCTGATCATGGTCGGCACGATGGTTTGGAACAACGGCCGCAAACCAATTGATGTCGCCGTCAAGCCGACGACGAACAGCGCAGTTGCTCCGGTGCTCGCTGCACTGCCTGGTGAGGATCAAGTTCTCGTCGTGCGAATCACTTCGCCGAAGGACCTTGCCACGGGCAGCCTGTTGCGAGAAGCACTGGCCGAACAAGGCATCGAAAAGAAGCGTCCCAGCGATCAGACAACCGGCAGCGGACTCGTTCGCAAGGCTTACAAAGAAAAACTTGGAACGAGCGACGCCACCACAGCGGCCGACGCGCTGTTCTTACAGATCTCTCCCGAGGAATTGGAACTCGCCCTCAATCGCGTGGCGAAGTCCGGCCCGGCGGTGACGCTGACGCCTGAGCAGCACCTGGCCGTGGCAAGCCTGCCCGTCAAACCGGCGGTTGCTCCGAATACTCCCGCGGCTGAAGATGTCCCAGGCAATCAAGCCATCGCTGCCGAAACGAGCAAAAAGCCTGAGTTCGTGCAGGAGCTGACTCCCAGCCTGTTCCAACTGCCAAAGGCAACCGGCAACGCGACTCCCAGCGTTTCCTCCTCCGCCGCCCCCAAGGGCAAAGTTCGCGTGCTCATCTTGATCGAGCAAGCGAAGTAG
- a CDS encoding hydantoinase B/oxoprolinase family protein — protein sequence MSEPSTPRWSFWLDVGGTFTDCLALRPDGVLLRRKVLSSARVKGRGDVVGGVLHDAARNGEPVDFWRGCELRVLDEKGEALQPTLIRSSDVHGRLHIELEHGERSNAAYEIISPEPAPILAIRLFLGLRLDEAIPPSDVKLGTTKGTNALLTRTGARTAFITTAGFADLLRIGYQNRPHLFARNIRKIEPLHEVSVEVDERLAADGAVLRPLDLVQARAQLDALCSSGIESLAICLLHAWKNPEHELQLKQLAREIGFREISISHRISPGMKIVPRGDTTLVDAYLNPVLREYVGRLQSLLPGSELRLMTSAGSLVRAANFSGKDSVLSGPAGGVTGFARAAESVGYSRAIGFDMGGTSTDVARYDGRFAVEYETQKAGVRLVTPMLAVETVAAGGGSICRWDGVKLTVGPASAGSDPGPACYGRGGPLTITDCNFFLGRIVPEHFPFPLERAAVERRLQEVLDVMATKNSAGPMVRPAGYSLAELAAGFISIANAHMAATIRSVSIARGYDVREDLLVAFGAAAAQHACAVARQLGIKRILSHPDAGVLSALGIGLADVIQHEVHPLYLSWDDALQRSLPAIFRQLEERGRVALAAEGVAAERIEFGRELDLRYQGTDVPLKIREPRDGDWVQAFAAEHQQRYGYVQTGRGLMTVAARVMATGKSSQNQSRGISCSSALHPGPLPDVPRRGSEDGAALIIRRDSLQPGEFVDGPAVIVEPLTTTIIDAGWRAKMLSGGELLIEDSGEQTLAPKTDPSIADPVLLEIFNQQFTAIATQMGHTLRNTSVSVNVKERLDFSCAIFTATGELVVNAPHIPVHLGAMSETVKSVLRDCRLRPGDVVVTNDPYRGGSHLPDVTVVTPVFDSQHQLLFFTASRAHHAEIGGITPGSMPPFSKCLAEEGVLIRNFKVVDAGSEKFAELAALLTSGPYPSRAVDHNLADIRAQLAANQQGANELLQLVQQQSLAVVQAYMQHIRVAAEAKTRQAIARLKFQRAEFVDHLDDGTRIQVAISVDPAREQPLRIDFTGTAGVHPGNLNANRAIVTAAVLYSLRLLIDEDIPLNQGVLAPVELIIPPGLLNPPAAERPEDCPAIVGGNVETSQRVVDVLLAAFGLAAASQGTMNNLLFGDATFGYYETICGGSGATATGNGADAVHTHMTNTRITDPEVLEHRFPVRLQRFAIRHGSGGQGQHCGGAGVIREIMFLQPMTVSLLTQRRGDYPPFGLHGGEAGKPGKNELIRENGDREELPDAAQFQLRTGDVLTVQTPGGGGWGTAS from the coding sequence ATGAGCGAGCCGTCTACTCCCCGCTGGAGTTTCTGGCTCGATGTCGGTGGCACGTTCACCGACTGTCTGGCCTTGCGGCCCGATGGTGTGCTGCTGCGGCGCAAAGTGCTGAGTTCGGCTCGCGTAAAGGGCCGCGGCGATGTTGTGGGCGGCGTATTACACGACGCCGCGCGAAACGGCGAACCTGTGGACTTCTGGCGCGGCTGTGAGTTGCGCGTGCTCGATGAAAAGGGCGAAGCTCTCCAGCCCACGCTTATTCGCAGTTCCGATGTGCATGGTCGATTGCACATCGAGTTAGAGCACGGCGAACGATCGAACGCGGCCTACGAAATCATTTCGCCCGAACCCGCGCCGATCCTCGCCATTCGGCTGTTCCTCGGATTGCGCCTCGACGAAGCGATTCCTCCCAGCGATGTGAAACTCGGCACGACAAAGGGCACGAACGCACTGCTGACGCGCACGGGAGCGCGGACGGCGTTCATCACAACGGCCGGCTTTGCGGATCTGCTGCGGATTGGTTATCAGAATCGTCCGCACCTGTTCGCGCGCAACATTCGCAAGATCGAGCCGCTGCATGAAGTATCGGTAGAAGTGGACGAACGATTGGCCGCCGATGGCGCGGTGCTGCGGCCGCTCGATCTTGTGCAGGCGAGAGCTCAACTGGATGCGTTGTGCAGCAGCGGCATCGAATCGCTCGCCATTTGCTTGCTGCACGCTTGGAAGAACCCGGAACATGAGCTGCAACTCAAACAGCTCGCGCGCGAGATCGGCTTTCGCGAGATCAGCATCTCCCACCGCATCTCGCCGGGGATGAAAATCGTGCCGCGGGGCGATACGACGCTCGTCGATGCCTATTTGAATCCGGTGCTCCGCGAGTACGTTGGGCGTTTGCAGTCGCTGTTGCCTGGCAGTGAACTGCGGCTGATGACGTCGGCGGGATCCTTGGTGCGAGCGGCGAACTTCAGCGGTAAGGACAGTGTCCTCTCGGGGCCAGCCGGCGGCGTGACGGGGTTCGCCCGCGCAGCCGAATCGGTTGGTTATTCGCGCGCGATCGGATTTGATATGGGTGGCACGAGCACCGATGTGGCACGCTACGACGGACGCTTTGCCGTGGAGTACGAAACGCAGAAGGCAGGCGTGCGACTCGTCACGCCGATGCTTGCCGTGGAAACCGTCGCAGCTGGCGGCGGTTCGATTTGCCGCTGGGATGGCGTGAAACTAACGGTTGGTCCCGCGAGCGCCGGCTCTGATCCAGGCCCAGCTTGTTACGGCCGAGGCGGGCCGCTGACGATCACCGATTGCAATTTTTTCCTCGGCCGGATTGTGCCGGAGCATTTCCCGTTTCCGCTTGAGCGGGCCGCGGTGGAGCGGCGGTTGCAAGAAGTGCTCGATGTGATGGCAACCAAAAACTCGGCCGGACCAATGGTCCGGCCTGCGGGATATTCGCTCGCTGAGCTCGCGGCGGGGTTCATCAGCATCGCCAACGCCCACATGGCCGCCACGATTCGTTCGGTGTCGATCGCTCGTGGCTACGACGTTCGCGAGGATCTGCTCGTTGCCTTCGGCGCTGCAGCGGCACAGCACGCCTGCGCGGTCGCACGGCAGTTGGGAATCAAACGGATTCTGAGTCATCCCGATGCGGGAGTGCTCAGCGCCTTAGGCATTGGTTTGGCCGATGTCATCCAGCACGAAGTGCATCCACTTTATCTGTCGTGGGATGACGCTCTGCAACGCAGCCTGCCGGCCATCTTTAGACAGCTAGAAGAACGTGGCCGAGTTGCTCTCGCAGCTGAGGGCGTTGCAGCGGAACGAATCGAATTCGGCCGTGAGCTTGATTTGCGCTACCAAGGGACCGATGTGCCGCTGAAGATTCGTGAACCGCGCGATGGCGATTGGGTGCAGGCGTTTGCGGCAGAGCATCAGCAGCGTTATGGGTACGTGCAGACGGGGCGCGGGCTGATGACGGTCGCAGCGCGCGTGATGGCGACGGGGAAGAGTAGTCAGAACCAAAGTAGAGGGATTTCATGCAGTTCGGCCCTTCACCCCGGCCCTCTCCCTGATGTGCCGAGGAGAGGGAGTGAAGATGGTGCGGCCCTGATCATTCGTCGCGATTCGCTGCAGCCAGGCGAGTTTGTCGACGGCCCGGCGGTTATCGTCGAACCGCTGACAACGACCATCATCGACGCCGGTTGGCGGGCCAAGATGCTCAGCGGCGGCGAATTGTTGATCGAGGACAGCGGCGAACAAACGCTGGCGCCGAAGACCGATCCCAGCATCGCTGATCCGGTGCTGCTCGAGATTTTCAATCAGCAGTTCACGGCCATCGCTACGCAGATGGGGCATACGCTGCGGAATACGTCGGTCAGCGTAAACGTGAAGGAGCGGCTCGATTTCAGCTGCGCGATCTTCACGGCGACTGGTGAACTAGTTGTGAACGCACCGCACATTCCCGTCCATCTCGGCGCGATGAGCGAGACGGTAAAGAGCGTGCTGCGCGATTGTCGGTTGCGGCCGGGCGATGTGGTGGTGACAAACGATCCGTATCGCGGCGGTTCGCATCTGCCGGACGTTACTGTTGTCACTCCCGTGTTCGATTCGCAACACCAACTACTCTTCTTCACCGCAAGTCGCGCTCATCATGCCGAGATCGGTGGCATTACGCCCGGCTCGATGCCGCCGTTTTCGAAGTGCCTGGCAGAAGAAGGTGTGCTGATTCGCAATTTTAAAGTGGTCGATGCGGGAAGCGAGAAGTTTGCAGAACTCGCCGCGCTGCTGACTTCGGGACCATATCCCAGTCGCGCAGTCGATCACAACCTGGCCGATATTCGCGCCCAACTGGCGGCCAATCAGCAAGGCGCAAACGAACTGCTGCAGCTTGTGCAGCAGCAATCGCTGGCGGTGGTGCAGGCCTACATGCAGCACATTCGCGTCGCGGCGGAAGCGAAGACGCGACAAGCAATCGCGCGGCTGAAGTTTCAAAGGGCAGAGTTCGTCGATCACCTCGACGACGGCACGCGGATTCAAGTAGCCATTTCCGTTGATCCCGCGCGCGAACAACCGCTGCGGATTGATTTCACCGGAACGGCCGGCGTTCATCCGGGCAATCTCAACGCCAACCGCGCCATCGTCACTGCGGCCGTGCTCTATTCCTTGCGGCTGTTGATCGACGAAGACATTCCGCTGAATCAAGGTGTGCTCGCGCCGGTTGAGTTGATCATTCCGCCCGGCCTGTTGAATCCACCGGCAGCTGAACGGCCCGAGGATTGTCCTGCCATTGTCGGTGGCAATGTCGAGACATCGCAGCGCGTCGTTGACGTACTGCTCGCGGCGTTCGGCCTCGCCGCGGCCAGCCAGGGGACGATGAACAACCTCCTCTTCGGCGATGCCACGTTTGGTTATTACGAAACGATCTGCGGCGGCAGCGGAGCGACGGCAACTGGCAACGGTGCCGATGCGGTTCACACGCACATGACCAACACGCGCATCACCGATCCCGAGGTGCTCGAGCATCGCTTTCCTGTGCGACTGCAGCGCTTCGCCATTCGTCATGGCAGCGGCGGCCAGGGGCAGCACTGCGGCGGCGCGGGCGTGATTCGGGAAATCATGTTTCTCCAGCCGATGACCGTCTCACTCCTCACGCAGCGACGCGGCGATTATCCACCGTTTGGATTGCACGGTGGCGAAGCAGGCAAGCCAGGCAAAAACGAGTTGATCCGAGAGAACGGCGATCGCGAAGAACTGCCGGATGCAGCTCAGTTTCAGCTGCGCACCGGTGATGTTCTCACGGTACAAACGCCCGGCGGCGGCGGTTGGGGAACTGCTTCATGA
- a CDS encoding glycine zipper domain-containing protein encodes MKSLIIIVLAIGVTLTTTVSGGCQTPNYQRNGTILGGLGGAGLGAAIGNKSQNALAGGLIGGAIGAIAGNAVGEGIDNDRAVATQQAAQQGYAQGAGAQAVKGAVTPQDVVAMSRAGLSEDVIASHVRANGVTQQLQVNDLIYLRNQGVSDSVLQAMQQAPTSQARYNAAYSAAIPPPPVARPVVVEHVYPAYYPPPPPYYWGGPYYHNHYHRGPPPGSVHWGISVGR; translated from the coding sequence ATGAAGTCGCTCATCATTATTGTCCTCGCCATTGGCGTGACCCTCACCACCACAGTGTCGGGCGGTTGCCAAACGCCGAACTATCAACGCAACGGCACGATCCTTGGCGGCCTCGGTGGCGCTGGCCTCGGCGCCGCCATCGGCAACAAGAGCCAGAACGCTCTCGCTGGTGGCTTGATCGGTGGCGCGATCGGCGCGATTGCCGGCAATGCCGTCGGCGAAGGAATCGATAACGACCGCGCTGTTGCCACGCAACAAGCGGCTCAACAAGGCTACGCTCAAGGTGCTGGTGCTCAAGCTGTAAAGGGCGCTGTCACTCCGCAAGATGTAGTCGCCATGTCCCGCGCTGGTCTCAGCGAAGATGTGATCGCCAGCCACGTGCGCGCCAACGGCGTGACACAGCAGCTGCAGGTCAACGACCTCATCTATCTCCGCAACCAAGGCGTGTCGGACTCGGTGCTGCAAGCCATGCAGCAAGCTCCGACCTCGCAAGCCCGCTACAACGCGGCTTACTCGGCCGCGATTCCTCCGCCGCCGGTGGCTCGCCCCGTGGTCGTCGAGCACGTCTACCCGGCGTACTATCCGCCGCCGCCTCCTTACTACTGGGGCGGACCTTATTACCACAATCACTACCACCGTGGTCCGCCGCCGGGCAGTGTCCACTGGGGCATCTCGGTTGGCCGCTAG
- a CDS encoding outer membrane protein assembly factor BamB family protein, giving the protein MRAFATVLAILACFLSLATATAQEWTRFRGPNGTGVSEAKTIPDSWTEKDCNWVAKLPGIGHSSPVVWKDKIFLLSADGKTAMRHVLCLSTVDGKIVWQKDYPGVPHHLHARSSFASCTPCVDESQVYFAWSDPQHTYFKAFDHAGNEKWSLDLGAWVSQHGFGQSPIVYNDMVIITCSQENSKQAGVPEPTESFVLAVDKATGKKRWRKDCKIDTASYSVPTVRKNENGADELVMASTGEGLFGVDPATGNTNWSQKVFKMRTISCPQVVSGLIFGTTGSGGGGNTVVALRPGPEPEVVYEVTKEAPYVPTPVALGNLMFLWSDKGIVTCINADDGSKVWQKRIGGVGNSGSPIRVADKVICVDEAGVVVVIAASAEFKELAKIDLKEECRSTPAVSDGRMYIRTISKLYSVGGAEKASE; this is encoded by the coding sequence ATGCGTGCTTTTGCAACGGTACTGGCGATATTGGCGTGCTTTTTGTCACTGGCGACGGCGACGGCTCAGGAATGGACGCGCTTTCGCGGCCCCAACGGCACGGGCGTGAGCGAAGCCAAGACGATTCCCGACAGCTGGACTGAAAAAGATTGCAACTGGGTCGCTAAGTTGCCAGGCATCGGGCACAGCAGCCCGGTTGTTTGGAAGGACAAGATTTTTCTCCTCAGCGCCGACGGCAAAACGGCGATGCGGCATGTGCTCTGCCTGAGCACCGTCGACGGCAAGATCGTTTGGCAGAAGGACTATCCCGGCGTGCCGCATCACTTGCACGCCCGCAGCAGTTTTGCCTCGTGCACTCCTTGCGTGGATGAGTCGCAAGTCTATTTCGCCTGGTCCGATCCTCAGCACACTTACTTCAAAGCCTTCGATCACGCGGGGAATGAGAAGTGGTCGCTCGATCTCGGTGCTTGGGTTAGTCAGCACGGCTTCGGCCAGAGCCCGATCGTATATAACGACATGGTGATCATCACTTGCTCGCAAGAAAACTCGAAGCAGGCCGGTGTGCCGGAGCCGACCGAGAGCTTTGTCCTGGCCGTCGATAAAGCAACTGGCAAGAAGCGGTGGCGGAAGGATTGCAAGATCGACACGGCATCGTACTCGGTGCCGACGGTTCGCAAAAACGAAAACGGCGCCGATGAGTTGGTGATGGCTTCGACAGGCGAAGGCTTGTTCGGCGTCGACCCTGCGACCGGCAACACCAATTGGTCACAAAAGGTCTTCAAGATGCGGACGATCAGTTGTCCGCAGGTCGTCAGTGGTTTGATCTTTGGAACTACGGGATCGGGCGGCGGCGGCAACACGGTCGTCGCACTGCGGCCTGGCCCAGAGCCGGAGGTCGTCTATGAAGTTACCAAGGAAGCGCCCTATGTGCCGACGCCGGTGGCGCTCGGCAACTTGATGTTTCTCTGGTCCGACAAAGGGATCGTGACTTGCATCAATGCCGACGACGGCAGCAAGGTCTGGCAAAAGCGGATCGGCGGCGTGGGGAACAGCGGCTCGCCGATTCGCGTGGCCGATAAAGTGATCTGCGTCGATGAAGCGGGCGTGGTGGTCGTCATCGCGGCCTCGGCAGAGTTCAAGGAACTCGCCAAGATCGATCTAAAAGAAGAATGCCGCAGCACCCCCGCAGTTTCGGATGGCCGGATGTATATCCGCACGATTTCGAAACTCTACTCCGTCGGCGGCGCTGAAAAAGCGAGCGAATGA
- a CDS encoding C2 family cysteine protease: MKIHLAAVLALLGCLFVSATLEAATADEFLQQIEQNFAGWDRDSDGVLSAGEIDLAADDAKVTGKAAAALAALKRVSRSPKYNDPTLNKEKITEFAKGKPAADKPDIAGMYAQGVSRLEKLTSRELFVGGEPRLDTLHQGRLGNCFCLAPLGSVLSHDPKDVVAMFKKLDDGKIRVTLGKNTVIITPPTDTELARTATNEDQGIWVNVYEKALGSLRNDAKAEADRAGSSIDALARGGSAGTILAYITGNEIVRHSCKFAKDDKLSAEEKEAKLKEFREALVVATKAKRRMTTGTDKATMPGITGNHAYALLGYDSETDRVKVWNPFGNTFTPKGEPNSEHGYPRVEGISQIPLKDFVAQFSGIAIEVVPQSP; encoded by the coding sequence ATGAAGATTCATCTCGCCGCGGTGTTGGCCCTGCTCGGCTGCCTGTTCGTTTCGGCCACTTTGGAAGCAGCGACTGCGGATGAGTTTCTGCAGCAGATCGAGCAGAACTTTGCCGGCTGGGATCGCGATAGCGATGGCGTTCTATCGGCAGGCGAAATCGACTTGGCTGCCGACGATGCGAAGGTTACCGGCAAGGCAGCGGCGGCGCTGGCCGCGCTCAAGCGCGTTTCGCGCAGTCCGAAGTACAACGATCCGACGCTGAACAAAGAGAAGATCACCGAGTTTGCCAAAGGCAAACCGGCCGCCGACAAGCCCGACATCGCCGGCATGTATGCTCAGGGAGTGAGCCGGCTCGAAAAGCTCACCAGCCGAGAGCTGTTCGTCGGCGGCGAGCCACGATTGGATACGTTGCATCAAGGTCGCCTCGGCAATTGCTTCTGCCTCGCGCCGCTCGGCTCGGTGCTGAGTCACGATCCTAAGGATGTGGTCGCAATGTTCAAGAAGCTCGACGACGGCAAGATCCGCGTCACGCTCGGCAAGAATACGGTCATCATCACACCACCGACCGACACCGAACTCGCTCGCACGGCAACGAACGAAGACCAAGGCATTTGGGTCAACGTTTACGAAAAGGCCCTCGGCAGTCTCCGCAACGATGCCAAAGCAGAAGCCGATCGCGCCGGCTCATCAATCGATGCTCTAGCTAGAGGCGGTTCGGCGGGAACGATTCTGGCCTACATCACCGGCAATGAAATCGTTCGGCACTCGTGCAAGTTTGCCAAGGACGACAAGCTTTCGGCAGAAGAGAAAGAGGCCAAGCTGAAAGAGTTTCGCGAAGCACTTGTCGTCGCCACCAAAGCGAAACGCCGCATGACCACCGGCACCGACAAAGCCACGATGCCCGGCATCACCGGCAATCATGCCTATGCACTGCTCGGCTACGACAGCGAGACCGATCGCGTGAAAGTTTGGAATCCGTTCGGCAACACCTTCACGCCGAAGGGCGAACCCAACTCCGAGCACGGCTATCCGCGCGTGGAAGGGATCAGCCAGATTCCGCTGAAGGACTTCGTGGCCCAGTTCAGCGGAATCGCGATTGAGGTCGTTCCTCAATCACCTTAG